One window of Aspergillus oryzae RIB40 DNA, chromosome 3 genomic DNA carries:
- a CDS encoding uncharacterized protein (predicted protein), which translates to MRRRSVLSHLPQHLERLLKAPISLDCANEARFVLATVLLLYNLELLSAKTTQWRLHIQGARAIIQWKLQAIGLHRPPDVADNFLRYEYYFTAVFNGLTTFDATYDVIDDIPINDKIAVFGDFVRIMHCVTRAERINFSGSPNTETTRVEDVVGEIETARDRALQLNHIIRFQYPDARHDFEHLTHMYYHASLIYSHRVLSDPAPSQELIQASRDAILDHLSHLIDLAYFAHDLVWPLFVCGTECRGSPDKQDTIERALLGVIRLSGSLDRRRFLSFLRMFWQLDCGDRENTTNPSFHQSFCLGNSPQSHRVFPLFPNR; encoded by the exons ATGCGTCGCCGATC AGTCTTGTCCCACTTACCACAACATCTAGAACGTCTCTTAAAGGCCCCCATTTCCTTAGATTGTGCGAATGAGGCCCGGTTCGTTCTGGCAacggttctccttctctacAATCTAGAACTGCTCTCGGCAAAGACGACACAATGGCGACTACATATCCAAGGTGCTCGAGCGATCATACAATGGAAGCTTCAGGCTATTGGGCTCCACCGACCTCCCGACGTTGCTGATAACTTTCTCCGTTACGAATACTACTTCACCGCCGTCTTCAACGGCTTAACCACGTTCGATGCCACCTACGATGTTATTGACGATATCCCAATCAACGACAAGATTGCCGTCTTTGGTGACTTTGTCCGGATCATGCACTGTGTCACCCGCGCCGAGCGAATCAACTTCAGCGGCAGTCCAAATACCGAAACGACGCGGGTGGAAGATGTCGTGGGCGAAATTGAAACGGCGAGAGACCGAGCGCTCCAGCTGAATCACATCATCCGGTTCCAATATCCCGACGCGCGGCATGACTTCGAACACCTGACTCACATGTATTATCATGCGAGTTTGATCTACAGTCACCGCGTGCTCTCCGATCCCGCTCCGTCCCAGGAGCTCATTCAGGCTTCTCGAGATGCTATTCTCGATCATCTATCGCATCTCATCGACCTGGCATATTTCGCCCACGACCTGGTTTGGCCATTATTTGTGTGTGGGACGGAGTGCCGGGGTTCCCCGGATAAGCAGGATACCATCGAACGGGCACTTTTAGGGGTAATTCGTCTCAGCGGTAGTCTGGATCGGCGACGATTCTTGTCATTTCTGAGGATGTTTTGGCAGCTGGACTGCGGAGATCGGGAG AATACTACCAACCCCTCATTTCACCAATCTTTCTGCCTGGGGAATTCACCCCAGAGTCACCGGGTCTTCCCCCTATTCCCAAATAGGTGA